A single Pseudomonas sp. DC1.2 DNA region contains:
- a CDS encoding S41 family peptidase codes for MLHLSRLTSLALTIALVIGAPLAFAAQPAPAVAPAGTAATTKAPLPLEELRTFAEVMDRIKAAYVEPVDDKTLLENAIKGMLSNLDPHSAYLGPEDFAELQESTSGEFGGLGIEVGAEDGFIKVVSPIDDTPASKAGIQAGDFIVKINGQPTRGQSMTEAVDKMRGKLGQKITLTLVRDGGTPFDVTLARATIQVKSVKAQLLDSGYGYIRITQFQVKTGEEVSNALAKLRKDNGKKLNGIVLDLRNNPGGVLQAAVEVVDHFITKGLIVYTKGRIANSELRFSATGKDESEAVPMVVLINGGSASASEIVAGALQDQKRAVLMGTTSFGKGSVQTVLPLNNDRALKITTALYFTPNGRSIQAQGIVPDIEVRKAKITNEQDGEYFKEADLQGHLGNGNGGADKPTGSGTKAKAMPQDDDYQLAQALSLLKGLSITSGR; via the coding sequence ATGCTGCATTTGTCCCGCCTTACCTCGCTGGCCCTGACGATCGCACTGGTGATCGGCGCGCCGTTGGCGTTCGCCGCTCAACCTGCCCCGGCAGTCGCGCCAGCAGGCACCGCTGCAACGACCAAAGCGCCGCTGCCGCTTGAAGAGTTGCGCACCTTTGCCGAGGTCATGGACCGGATCAAAGCGGCCTATGTTGAACCGGTGGACGACAAGACCCTGCTGGAAAATGCCATCAAAGGCATGCTCAGCAACCTCGACCCGCATTCTGCCTACCTGGGCCCGGAAGACTTCGCTGAGCTGCAAGAGAGTACCAGCGGCGAATTCGGCGGCCTGGGCATCGAAGTGGGCGCCGAAGACGGTTTCATCAAAGTGGTTTCGCCAATTGATGACACCCCGGCTTCCAAGGCCGGCATTCAGGCGGGCGACTTCATCGTCAAGATCAACGGCCAGCCGACCCGTGGCCAGAGCATGACCGAAGCCGTCGACAAGATGCGCGGCAAGCTCGGCCAGAAGATCACCCTGACTTTGGTGCGCGACGGCGGCACACCGTTCGACGTGACCCTGGCCCGCGCCACTATTCAAGTGAAGAGCGTCAAGGCTCAGTTGCTGGACTCTGGCTACGGCTACATCCGCATCACCCAGTTCCAGGTCAAGACCGGCGAAGAAGTCTCCAATGCCTTGGCAAAACTGCGCAAGGACAACGGCAAGAAGCTCAACGGTATCGTCCTCGACCTGCGTAACAACCCCGGCGGCGTGCTGCAAGCTGCGGTGGAAGTGGTCGATCACTTCATCACCAAAGGTCTGATCGTCTACACCAAAGGCCGCATCGCCAACTCCGAGTTGCGCTTCTCTGCCACTGGCAAAGATGAAAGCGAAGCGGTGCCAATGGTGGTCCTGATCAACGGCGGCAGCGCATCGGCGTCGGAAATTGTTGCTGGTGCCTTGCAGGACCAGAAACGCGCCGTGCTGATGGGCACCACCAGCTTCGGTAAAGGCTCGGTGCAAACCGTATTGCCGCTGAACAACGATCGGGCGCTGAAAATCACCACCGCGCTGTACTTCACTCCTAATGGCCGCTCGATTCAGGCCCAGGGCATCGTGCCGGACATCGAAGTGCGCAAGGCCAAGATCACCAACGAGCAAGACGGCGAATACTTCAAGGAAGCCGATCTGCAAGGTCACTTGGGCAATGGCAACGGCGGCGCCGACAAACCGACCGGCTCCGGCACCAAAGCCAAGGCGATGCCGCAGGATGACGATTACCAACTGGCCCAGGCCCTGAGCCTGCTCAAAGGGCTGAGCATCACCTCTGGCCGCTGA
- a CDS encoding murein hydrolase activator EnvC, with protein sequence MLRVLIALALTCLLQPAFADERAQTQQQLDATRQDITELKKLLGKLQEEKSGVQKDLKGTETEMGKLEKQVDALQKELKKSESELQRLDAEKKKLQSARTEQQRLIAIQARAAYQNGRQEYLKLLLNQQNPEKFARTLTYYDYLSQARLEQLKNFNETLRQLANVEKDISMQQAQLLVQKSSLNSQRDELDKVRKERQQVLAKLNDDVKARDQKLAAREQDQADLSKVLKTIEETLARQAREAEQARQKALIAQQEAEKKRLREAQAQSDASDAPRKPAKPSPGALVSSSGETFGGAFASARGKLPWPVDGRLLARFGESRGDDTRTKWDGVMISASAGSQVHAVHGGRVVFADWLRGAGLLVILDHGNGFLSLYGHNQTLLKSAGDVVKAGESISTVGNSGGQDTPALYFAIRQQGHPSDPAQWCRAQG encoded by the coding sequence ATGCTCCGCGTCCTGATAGCCCTCGCTCTGACTTGCCTGCTCCAACCGGCCTTTGCTGACGAGCGCGCGCAAACCCAACAACAGTTGGACGCCACGCGTCAGGACATCACTGAGCTGAAGAAACTGCTTGGCAAGCTTCAGGAAGAAAAATCCGGTGTGCAGAAAGACCTCAAGGGCACCGAAACCGAGATGGGCAAGCTCGAGAAGCAGGTCGATGCCCTGCAAAAAGAGCTGAAGAAAAGCGAATCCGAGCTGCAGCGACTCGACGCCGAGAAAAAAAAACTCCAGAGCGCACGCACTGAACAGCAACGACTGATCGCCATTCAGGCCCGCGCCGCCTACCAAAACGGCCGTCAGGAATACCTCAAACTACTGCTCAACCAGCAGAATCCAGAGAAATTCGCCCGCACCCTCACCTATTACGATTACCTGAGCCAGGCCCGCCTGGAGCAACTGAAAAACTTCAACGAAACCCTGCGCCAACTGGCCAACGTCGAAAAAGATATTTCGATGCAGCAAGCCCAGTTGCTGGTGCAAAAAAGTAGCCTCAACAGCCAGCGCGACGAACTCGACAAAGTGCGCAAGGAACGCCAGCAAGTCCTGGCCAAGCTCAACGACGACGTTAAGGCACGCGATCAAAAACTCGCGGCCCGCGAGCAGGATCAGGCAGACCTGTCTAAAGTCCTTAAAACCATCGAAGAAACCTTGGCCCGCCAGGCCCGTGAGGCAGAACAAGCGCGACAAAAAGCGCTAATTGCCCAGCAGGAAGCCGAAAAAAAGCGGTTACGTGAGGCCCAGGCTCAGTCAGACGCCTCCGACGCCCCACGCAAACCCGCTAAACCGTCGCCCGGCGCACTGGTTTCAAGTTCCGGCGAGACCTTTGGCGGTGCATTTGCTTCTGCCCGCGGCAAACTTCCATGGCCCGTTGATGGTCGACTGTTGGCACGCTTCGGTGAAAGCCGCGGCGACGATACCCGCACCAAGTGGGACGGCGTGATGATCAGCGCCTCTGCCGGCAGCCAGGTGCATGCCGTACACGGCGGGCGCGTGGTGTTCGCCGACTGGTTGCGTGGCGCCGGACTGTTGGTAATTCTCGACCATGGCAACGGTTTCTTGAGTCTTTACGGTCACAACCAGACGTTGCTCAAATCGGCCGGTGACGTGGTAAAAGCAGGTGAATCCATCTCCACTGTCGGTAACAGTGGCGGCCAGGACACACCGGCACTGTATTTCGCAATTCGTCAGCAGGGTCACCCGAGTGATCCAGCGCAATGGTGCCGTGCGCAAGGATAA
- the gpmI gene encoding 2,3-bisphosphoglycerate-independent phosphoglycerate mutase — MTTTPKPLVLIILDGFGHSESHEANAVYLAKKPVLDRLTATVPNGLISGSGMDVGLPDGQMGNSEVGHMNLGAGRVVYQDFTRVTKSVRDGEFFENPTICAAVDKAVAAGKAVHFMGLLSDGGVHSHQDHLVAMAELAFKRGAEKIYLHAFLDGRDTPPKSAESSIELLDATFQALGKGRIASIIGRYFAMDRDNRWDRVAQAYNLIVDGNGQFNAATAQQGLQAAYERGESDEFVKATSIGEPVKVEDGDAVVFMNFRADRARELTRVFVEDGFKEFERARQPALAGFVMLTQYAASIPAPSAFAAGSLENVLGDYLAKNGKTQLRIAETEKYAHVTFFFSGGREEPFPGEERILIPSPKVATYDLQPEMSAPQVTDRIVDAIEHQRFDVIVVNYANGDMVGHSGNLDAAVKAVECLDLCVGRIVEALEKVGGEALITADHGNCEKMSDEETHQAHTAHTTEPVPFIYVGKRDLKVRHGAVLADVAPTMLMLMGLEKPKEMTGTSILV; from the coding sequence ATGACTACCACGCCTAAACCTTTGGTCCTGATCATTCTCGACGGCTTCGGTCACAGTGAGAGCCACGAAGCCAATGCCGTGTACTTGGCGAAGAAGCCCGTACTGGACCGTCTGACCGCTACCGTGCCGAACGGCCTGATCTCGGGCTCGGGCATGGACGTCGGCCTGCCGGACGGCCAGATGGGCAACTCCGAGGTCGGCCACATGAACCTGGGCGCCGGCCGCGTGGTGTATCAGGACTTCACTCGCGTCACCAAATCGGTCCGCGACGGCGAGTTTTTCGAGAACCCGACCATTTGCGCCGCCGTGGACAAAGCTGTTGCTGCTGGCAAAGCCGTACATTTCATGGGCCTGCTGTCCGACGGCGGCGTTCACAGTCACCAGGATCACCTGGTCGCCATGGCTGAGCTGGCGTTCAAGCGCGGCGCCGAAAAAATTTACCTGCACGCCTTCCTCGACGGCCGCGACACGCCGCCAAAAAGCGCCGAGTCGTCCATTGAGTTACTGGACGCTACCTTCCAGGCCCTGGGCAAAGGCCGGATCGCCAGCATCATTGGCCGATATTTCGCCATGGACCGCGACAACCGCTGGGACCGTGTGGCCCAAGCCTACAACCTGATTGTCGACGGCAATGGCCAGTTCAACGCGGCCACCGCCCAGCAGGGTTTGCAAGCCGCTTACGAGCGCGGCGAGAGCGACGAATTCGTCAAAGCCACCTCCATCGGCGAGCCGGTAAAGGTCGAAGACGGTGACGCCGTGGTGTTCATGAACTTCCGTGCCGACCGTGCCCGCGAGCTGACCCGCGTATTCGTCGAAGACGGTTTCAAGGAATTCGAACGCGCCCGCCAGCCCGCACTGGCCGGCTTCGTCATGCTGACCCAATACGCCGCCAGTATTCCCGCGCCCTCGGCCTTCGCTGCCGGCAGCCTGGAAAACGTGCTGGGCGATTACTTGGCGAAAAACGGCAAGACCCAACTGCGCATCGCTGAAACCGAGAAATATGCCCACGTGACCTTTTTCTTCTCCGGCGGGCGCGAAGAACCGTTCCCGGGCGAGGAGCGCATCCTGATCCCGTCGCCAAAAGTCGCCACCTATGACTTGCAGCCCGAGATGAGTGCGCCGCAAGTTACCGACCGCATCGTCGATGCCATCGAACACCAGCGCTTTGATGTGATCGTGGTCAACTATGCCAACGGCGACATGGTCGGCCACAGCGGCAACCTTGACGCCGCGGTGAAAGCCGTGGAATGCCTGGACCTGTGCGTCGGGCGTATCGTCGAAGCACTGGAAAAGGTCGGAGGCGAAGCGCTGATTACTGCTGACCATGGCAACTGCGAGAAAATGTCCGACGAAGAAACGCATCAGGCGCACACCGCCCACACGACCGAGCCGGTGCCGTTCATTTATGTCGGCAAGCGTGACCTCAAGGTGCGCCATGGCGCAGTGCTGGCAGACGTGGCGCCGACCATGCTGATGTTGATGGGCCTGGAAAAACCGAAAGAAATGACGGGCACTTCGATTCTGGTCTGA